Within Oreochromis niloticus isolate F11D_XX linkage group LG2, O_niloticus_UMD_NMBU, whole genome shotgun sequence, the genomic segment ACCTCTAAGAGAAACACGGACAACGACAGGACCACGGGAGAGCAAGAGTCACGGACTAAAGGCAGAAAAGCTGCATCTTCCTCGGCATCAGAAGAAGTGTGCAGCGCTCCCTGAACGGGGCTAAGTGATTCCTTCCACCTGCGAGGCACCGCTCTGCTAACGTGCGCCCAGCCTCCACGCACTCAACACCAGCCACCAGCGCAGTCTCAGCCCTGCAGCTTCAGCACCAGCAGAGGATGGCTGCAGCCAAGACTGAGATGATTCTCCCAGCCCTGCAGAACTCCGAGCCCCTGAGGTTCTCTCACTCCCCCATGGATAGCTACcccaagctggaggaggtgatgATGCTCAGCTCTGCAGGGACCCCCTTCCTCTCTGCGTCTGCACCAGAAGGTGCCGGTTTTGGCTCCGGGGAGCCAGGAGACCAGTATGACCACCTCGCTGGAGGTAAGAtctggagatttttttttctattgcttCTGGTTGTTTATGCTGCATTTAAAAGCGAATTAAACATTCAATCGCATGTGCAGAGCTATAATGAATCAAGAAGGAGTTGACAGAAACAGCTATGCAACttacaaaaatattatttatgtttgcTGTTTATTGTTATTTCACTAGATTAAACAGTCATGCTTGATTTAAGTTGACATTTAAGATTTTTAGTTATAAGTCTGCTGCATGTAGTTTTGACGTCTTCCCCTTTAGCTCACTGAACACTATTGTTTAATATTATAATTCcattaaaagtaaatacagagAAATAGAAACACCTTACTTAACACTAATTTATTGATAGCTCTACATCCTTGTCAGGTCTCTAAACACTCAGACTCTGCTCTGTCACCGCATGCTTCTCAACACTCCTACAGCTCAATTCAAATTGCATTTCCAAAAACGGCTGAACTGCAGTTTCGATGATCAATCGCCTCTGGCTCTGTGATGGGTTTTAGGAATCCGAACGCTGTGcttatgtgtgtgcgtgcttgaGCTTGTGAAAGACAGGAAGtaggaaaataaaagaaagattgAGAGAGTTTGAGCCAATGTGTTTAGAAAGCGTGCGGCTTCTGTTGATGTTTAGACATACACACGGTTCTAGGGTTGAGGGGGAAAGAGTTTAGTTTGAgggtgtttctctgtgtggGCACCTGTCTGATCAGTAACAGGAGAGAGGGGTGACACACTGTCCACTGCTCTGGCAGGattccctctccctccctctggaTATTGACAGTTTGATTTATGtctctgctttctctgtgcTCCCTGCAGATACGTTACCTGATATCCCCTTCAACTGTGAGAAGCCAGTGGTGGAGCAGACCTACCCAACCCAAAGGCTGCCCCCGATCTCCTATACAGGCAGCTTCACCCTTGAGCCCGCCACCACCTGCAGCAACAGCCTCTGGGCGGAGCCGATCTTGGGCCTGTTCTCTGGGCTGATAAGCAATGTTGCTCCCAGCTCTAGCTCTTCCTCCGCAGCCTCACAGACCatctcatcctcctcctcttcagtcccatcttcctcttcttcctcgtcTTCTTCTACCTCCTCGTCCTCATCTCAGAGCTCCAGCCTCAGTTCTTCGATTCACCACAGCGAACCCAACCCAATCTACTCAGCTGCCCCAACCTATTCCAGCTCCAACTCTGATATCTTCCCAGACCAGGGCCAGGCTTTTCCCACCTCAGCTGGAACAGTGCAGTACCCACCCCCTGCTTATCCCAATAGCAAGACCTGCAGCACAAGCTTCCCTGTGCCCATGATTCCTGACTACCTCTTCCCTCAGCAGCAGGGAGAGATCAGCCTGGTCCCTCCTGACCAAAAGCCCTTCCAGAATCAGTCAAGCCAACCCTCCCTGACTCCTCTTTCTACCATCAAGGCTTTTGCCACCCAGACTGGTTCCCAGGACTTAAAAAGTGTCTACCAGTCCCAGTTAATCAAGCCCAGCCGCATGCGCAAGTACCCCACCCGGCCAAGTAAGACGCCACCCCACGAAAGGCCGTACGCTTGCCCCGTGGAGACCTGCGATCGGCGCTTTTCACGGTCTGATGAGCTGACGCGTCACATCCGCATCCACACAGGTCAGAAACCCTTCCAGTGCCGCATCTGCATGCGTAACTTCAGCCGCAGCGACCACTTGACAACACACATCCGTACTCACACCGGCGAGAAGCCTTTTGCCTGTGAGATTTGCGGACGCAAATTTGCCCGCAGCGACGAGAGGAAAAGACACACAAAGATCCACCTACGGCAGAAGGACAAGAAAGCAGAGAAGGTGGGAGCAGTGGTCGCAACAGCAGCCCCGGTCTCAGCAGCCTCACCTCCCTCCAGCTACCCCTCTTCCATCACTTCCTATCCTTCTCCAGTGTCTTCTTACCCCTCTCCAGTCACCTCCTGCTACTCCTCTCCCGTCCACACTTCCTACCCATCTCCATCCGTCGCCACCACCTACCCATCGGTGTCCATGTCCAGCACCTTTCAATCCCAGGTGGCCTCCTCCTTCCCCTCGTCAGTGGCATCCAACATCTACAGCTCCCCCGTCCCCACCCCGCTCCCAGACATGCAGACCACCCTTTCCCCAAGGACAATCGAGATCTGCTAAGAACGAGCAAAGACAAGAACTTCTTTTAGTCTCTCCGTACCTCTCTTTCCTTAAGGTTTTTTGAGGGGAAAGAAATCAGCATCAAAAGGACTTTGTTTTTCCCCCTCCAAAAAGCACTTTTCTGCTCCCTGTGCAGTGTTAGGTGAATCTTGAGATTTAcctgaaagagagaaagacacatgTCAAGGACTGGGCAAAGACAATAGAAGAtgaaaagggattttttttctgtctctaaaACAAATGCAGCACTTCAAGTGCGTATGGGACTCTGGAGACAGAGAAACTGGCAAGTCTCTGTTATAGGTACACAATAACCACGAGACAAACAGATCGCCTGCAGTTGCAGTACAGAGGCATGTTCGTCCTTGCAGGCGGTCACACAGTACTAAAGACAATGAATGATATACATAAGCTATCATATATGTATATTGTACATGTGCCATGTTTCGTTTTTATCATTCTTTGGTACCACTGATGTGAACAGTTGTTTGCATATTTGCATTGTATTATTTGAAGTGAGCAGGGCCATATTTTCTACATACTTTCTCTATTATGTAGTGATGATGCTGTGATACGTTTCGACAttgtttgaagaaaaaaaataacgcACTTAAGTATTCAAGCATGAGTAAGAGTGATGTTCGTTTCTGTTTGTAAATATCATCCACTGGTactatctctttctctctttctcacatGTGACATATCGCTCAGTTATatggaaaaacagagaaaaggaaaaaaaaaacattttcttttttttttagaaaaaaacttAAACAAGACAAACGCTCCTGTTATTTGGTGCCTTTTGTGAAGCCTTGTTGATTGTGTGACATGGCTGAGCGCGAGAGACGATGCACAGCATCTCGCCTTAAGGGTTGAGGGACTATTTTTGTTACAGAATGTACACAGAGGGAGTGAAGGGACGAGCTCCGAGGGCACCGCTTCATTTTATCAGAATGTAAGCAAAAAAGGATAAAAATTATAAAGTCTATTTTTGTAAAACTGAAATGTAAATATCGACATCTTCAAGAGCTGGAATGTTGAAGTTACCTACTGAGTAGGCATGGGATTCTTTTGTATGTTATATACATGCAGTTCATTATTTTGTGGTTTATCTTTATTTTGTAATTGTGTTTGTTAAAACAAGTGACTGTTTCTGGCTTCTAAACACATTGAATGCGCTTAACTGCCAACGGGATATTTGGTGTACAAGATATCCTTCCagaaatgaaatataaataaaaatctgaatatatatgtatatttgttttcatgtgcatttttcaacattttcacTGGTTCTTCAGGCCATCCTCGTTGCAGCAACTCTCCACTCTTGATTTTGCCACGCATGATGCTCGTGCTTAAATGGTATACATTTCATCAGCTTACATGTTAATTGCCGGCAGATTATCAGTGGATTTACAGCATAGCTTTACATCACAGAAAGCTGCCCTTTAATTTAAGGGCAAATCTGCACAGCATGATCTTGTGGAAAGTCTCCATTTCAAACCCTCTTATTAATGATAACGCTAACCCATGACTCCCATGCCTATAAACACTGAAGATGAGGAATTCTTATCTAGATCCCACTTGCTCTTGAAGATACCCAGCTTATCTaaatttccatttctttttagATTTTAGGATATATTGCCGGTCCTCACCGTTGACTAAACAGCCTACAAGCAATTTGATCTTTTAGCAAAAGaccaaaaaatagaaaaaatattcCCGTCTGTACGATGATGGCGAAATGAGTTTTAGGTAGGGATGTCTGAAACCAGCTGTGCTTAGACATGCACGGGGTTATTTTCATGGGGTGCAGGTGAAATCCATCACAATATAATTACCTTCCTTTCCGTGGTTGGCGAGATGCTGTCACCTCGTAGTGAATGAGCTGTAACACACAATTGGGCAATATCCATGTAGGTTAGTCTGAACTGTTGCATGGCAGCAGCTGAACAGAATGGCCCTGAAGGTTTAAATGCTGTTTCTTTGGGTTTTCAAGCAGAATATAATAACAGCTTACTCGCACCATCATTACTCATCTGCCACTGTTCCGTAGGCAAGGAACTCTTGCTACATGTTTGAGTATGGAAATAAAACAGCCCGGATTTTTTAGCCTatgtagacacacacactcacatgcacacacaatccCTCCTCTCGCAGAGCTTTGGAGTAATTTTGTGTTGTGAAATGCACTAACCAAAAT encodes:
- the egr1 gene encoding early growth response protein 1, coding for MAAAKTEMILPALQNSEPLRFSHSPMDSYPKLEEVMMLSSAGTPFLSASAPEGAGFGSGEPGDQYDHLAGDTLPDIPFNCEKPVVEQTYPTQRLPPISYTGSFTLEPATTCSNSLWAEPILGLFSGLISNVAPSSSSSSAASQTISSSSSSVPSSSSSSSSSTSSSSSQSSSLSSSIHHSEPNPIYSAAPTYSSSNSDIFPDQGQAFPTSAGTVQYPPPAYPNSKTCSTSFPVPMIPDYLFPQQQGEISLVPPDQKPFQNQSSQPSLTPLSTIKAFATQTGSQDLKSVYQSQLIKPSRMRKYPTRPSKTPPHERPYACPVETCDRRFSRSDELTRHIRIHTGQKPFQCRICMRNFSRSDHLTTHIRTHTGEKPFACEICGRKFARSDERKRHTKIHLRQKDKKAEKVGAVVATAAPVSAASPPSSYPSSITSYPSPVSSYPSPVTSCYSSPVHTSYPSPSVATTYPSVSMSSTFQSQVASSFPSSVASNIYSSPVPTPLPDMQTTLSPRTIEIC